The DNA sequence GCGCTTGAGAATTTCCTCAAAACTCCTGTACGTAGCATTCGCCTTAGAGTCCGCCTTTTCCAGCTCCTTTAATCCCTTAGAACAAACGGTTTGTAATTTGCCACTCAATACCTCAGTTAGTGGAAAAGACGAACAAAATTCCAATCGGTAGTATTGATGTATAGATGCGGTGTTCGCGTCGAGTTGAGTTTGACTGACGCACTCATTTCTGCAAGCACACGCGAGGCTAGTCCAGCATTTAGAAGTATTTGTACGCATTCCGCAACAATTGAGAGATTTAGTGCCTGTCTCGTTGCCAACACCCAGTCCTGCAGCCGTGACGAAAAGGTTTAAGATCACAAAGATGTGTAAAGATGAAAACAACACTGAAAATAACCGGCAGTCGCGTATAAAATGTCGTCGGCTTCTACTCCATGTGAAAAGATTTCCTTCTAAGTCTGTTTCCCGCATAAGCGATCCGATGCATGGAGAATGAACAATTCAGGTTAAATTCCAACCAGAGCTCAAATACCTCTTGGTAAATATGGAAAGTCATACGAATCTTTACAAATATGGAAGGTTATGTAGAGGACGCTAATGTGGTTTCGGTTCAAGTGACTTAGTTACTCAACGTGATGGACGTGAAAGCTCGCATCTACGATCACAAGTCACCAAGCTGTTATCTTTCACAGACAGCGCTATGAGTGTCGCTGCTATTCTGATCTCCGGTCACAAGAGACTTCGCATTGCaaacttgtaaacaaacctGTAAAATGTCGGCGGAAATgatgcagggaatatttcttccAATTTCTGGCTTCGAGACGACCTTGGTTTACAACGCATGTGCTGTTACAAAGCTCCCCTGGGTATTGGAAAAAAATTCGATTATTTGTACGAAACCCCGCGGGAATCCATCAATGTAAATCTCGATGTacggaaaagaaagaaaaaatgacgGAGATACAACCTCATGAATAACTTTAGAAACAGGAAAGAAGAACAAAGTGATAATACTTTGCATGCATTTGTGTTGAACTGCCATTTCCTAGTCAAATACGATATAGAATGATTGACGTGTAATGTCACGTAACCTTGGTTTTTAGGCTGATAAATAGTCATTTTGCTTTCATGATTATTTGAATAGAATATTTCTATTTGTCAGttaaatttgaattaagattGTTTTTGTCCTCTTTACAGGTTGACTATTGTTGGTTGTATTAAGGCCCCAGGAAAAAGAGGAATATAGTTTTTACATTTTGTGCCGTTGTAGACAGTTCTAGGCGGTCGCGAGTGACATTGTTTAGATAACACTTTATGAAAAAAACCCGTGGTGCTTGACTCCCTGAGAATCGTTTCGTATTGAAAGCGAACAGGACCACTCCGAGGTCGACGTTAGCGGTGGTTTAGCTTTGGTCTCACTCTTTTTGTAGTGTTCAGGGCCTTTCTTCTATTCGTTATTTTTCTGCGGACTCAAAGGTGTTTTCTGCCAAAATCTTTCATCGGCATTAGgcaaatgcatttaaaaagaaacaaatacagCAAGAACTCCTTTGTACGAGGACACTATAATTGTCAGAGTCGAGTCTCCGCACTCGAGTATAATTAAAGAGGTATGTAAAAGCGACCTGTAGAAAGTTTCTTTATAATACTCTTTCAATTGATGaccaataaaggaaaataaagaacattccgtaacaaaaaaaatccaatttATTCAGGTTTTatatgcaagaaagaaaagagaaaattgaaagtttcCGTTATATCCCCCTCATTGCCCAGCTACGAATGGTTTGGGCCGAGGCACAGTTTCACATCCAGAGGCCAGGGGAAACCAAAGTTTTAATCAATGGGGTgctttaataataatgaaaactttattcgtgtttttgaatgtacacttgtaaatctcgctacgtctaataataataataataataataataataattaaaatgataataataataatataatgataAAAAGTCTTTATTCAGTACTCATAAAAAAGACCTATGTACAGTGCTTCActtaaaaaagtattaaaacgAAATTTGTACCTTAACATCtgttaggaaaagaaaaaatgaagaaaattaaagatCATAATCACAATATCTCTTGAAATATGATCCACGAAAATGTTTCTCttctaattattattactattactattactttTCACTAATTCCCCTTTAAAATCTGCCACGATTTCAACCTGAACCAACAACGATAAGAATATTAAATAGAAGGAACTAATATGCAATATTCAATATCTTTTCACTAAATCAAAATCTAGCGTCCTTAAAGTCCTCTTTCAATGTCGAAGTCCATTTCTTTTAGGTTGAGATTTACTCTCCTCATTGAACGAGATCCCCTTAAGCATAGGAGGGATGTTCTCAGAGTGGCAAATGAGATTATGGTTCTTATCCAAGACATCGTAGTTGAGTAGTCCTCGCCTTCTTTGGTTGACAGGAGTTCCGCTAGTCGCTTGTGATAGACTTGAGATTCAGGAGCTATGCCACCTGTAGTGGTGAACACCAGCGGCGTGAACGTGGCTTGTTCCACCTCCATAAATCGGCTTGCGTTCATACGtttcttctcgttttcataCTGGCGATATATGTGCTTAGGGGTAAGGTCCTTGTAAGATTCTGCATTTGGGTGGCACACCCGTACGTCAAAGAATATGGAACCCTGTCTATGACGTTGTATAAtgaagctccccccccccccacctccaaCTCCCGTTTACAAATTATTGCATGATCGACATTAAAGGGTTCTTCACAGACACATACATTTGGTATGTCACTTATCTGCCAGTCATGCCTTATATGGACTGCATCTTTAAACTCTCTCTTGTTGAGATTTAAGTCCCTTTCCTTTCCGGGATGACAGCCAGCAAACTTGAAGCACCTTTCTCTGCTACGAGATCGACCGCTGTCTTGGTCTTCTCGGCTAGGGAGTTCCTCAGGTCTTCCAATTTATCGTCCAGTCTCacatctctctctctctctctctatgcGTGGTTAGCTGCAAAGATCTTATCAGAGCATCATCGGGAGGTTCGTGCGCCTGGGATACGATTTGCGCGACAAGAGGGGCGGTTACCTGAACAGAAATTGCGTGTTCGAATCCAGCTCGCtcaactaataataataataataataataataataataataataataataataataaaaataataatatggtTGTAGGTGCATTGGGTTCAGTGTCAAAGAAGCTGGCAGGCCACTTGGAGCAACTAGGAATTAAGAACCGAACAAGAACGATGGAAAAGTCGGCACTCCTCGGATCGGCACATATCCTCAGAAAAGTGCTGGAAGTCTGAGGTCTATGGATGAGACTTGACTGGATATTTCTccccagggaaaatccctgtgctaaattttacataataataataataataataataataataataataataatgataataataataataatttagtaattaatgaaaaaattttattgacaacaatgctaactattaaaatcctatttacaattaattcgctggaaaaaaagaaaaaactattcattcaagacactatttacaattcctatCGATTTAAAaggcacttaatttagcttaataataataataataataataataataatagtaataataatgataataagtaACACTTCTATAGCACTAATTCCGTAAagttcattggtgtttacaATAAAATTATGGTAAAATTAGGAAtaggaaaaaagaggaaaaaaaatgaattcagCAATAGAAAATTTACATGTTAAAAAGCTATTTTAAATAAATGTGTTTTAAAAGTTCTTTCTTAAAATAGGATAAGAACATTTTGAATGGTCTCTAAGCCCATCTGGGAGACCATTCCAGGGAATGAGTGCTGCAACTAAAAAGGCCCTTCAGGTGGTCAGATTCCGTACTTTACAAAACCGATACACCGTATGTTGTTCAATTAAGCCAATATTAGAACTAATGTATGTTTAGTAACAGTCTGCCAATCAAACAAACGTTTAGCAAGTAAAATAGCCAAAATGTGAAGGGGATACAAGACAATGGCAAAATATGCCGAACAGCAGGGAAGAACATAACCGCGGCTGCTTTCATGCATTCTTTCGTACGTGGTTGCGCTAAAACCAAAACAGAGCCTGATATCAGTTAGGGGAACTCGGTTGAACACTCATTTAATATCTAGAGCCTccaataactttaaaaatgaaaacaaaaatatgcgGGACAAATTTTCCTGTACGGTTGAATCAATTTCTATCACGGCGGTTTAACCAGTAATCTGTCTTCGACTTCCACTGCCCAGATATCACACAGAAGTTtgagtttattttgtttctatctttttaaaaaagctaaaaaaaaaagtcgtactggattaaatttcaaaaataatggtccagttttgttattcaagactatatttaggGCGTGTTTCCTGTCGACTGTTGCcaggatggcaaggatggacatggattggaacttttcaagttttattgttatgcctacggtggcccagaagggtcacacatgcagatttaaaatgttgctgcaaactaaaaattttacctgcaaattaaaaatgttgctgcaaattattaatagtacatgcaaattaaaaattgtacatgcaaagtaaaaatattgcaaacaTGAAACATGAATTGGCCGACGGCTGTAAGGCCAGGTCGCACGGCTAGGACCAGGTCCTCATCACTCATACTGCGCGCGCAggacttttcatttttaatttgcatcgaTATGTATTTGCAgcacaatttttagtttgcatgtaccatatttaatttgcaggttatatttttagtttgcatgtacaatttgtaatttgcatgcactatttttaatttgcagcaacatttttaatttgcatgtgtgacccttctgggccgCCGTATATGCCGGCAAAAgtgaccaaaaaaaattattgttatggCTCATAccaaataaaatttgtttgatatcagCTTTAAcactaccctgggtgccagaggcttttcatgcgtggtttccggtttcggttaaatcttaaaaagtgacccgcgCGTTTTTTCTCGTGGTTTCGccgctcgtgtcttcggccGACGAAGCTCCTCGTCGCACGCGAAAAAAGACCTCTGGTACTTAGGATACTTAATCACAACTCTACATAAGTATTTTCTGTGTGGGTTAAGGCAGGGGCACCCggcaacgacggtttcctcctaaatacattgataaCACTTTATAGGCTATCCAGTacatctctagaaatgcattctaagcggcgctaatttgtatctgttcggccatcctaggggaacttgagtcttttcgaaattacgagggcCTCAGTATATTACTTCCTCGAAAagtttagatgcaatttaaagttttacgaaactGAGactttttctgattcctctcttcAGTTGCATTTTCaaattcgaaaattttaggtctcctttttctacgaaaaatagcctaccgtaaatcctctatccccatctcaaataagccccccctctctaataagccttTCCCCCCCCTTTttagaggaggaaagttaataagcccccccctcctccctctccccccatccttattcttcacaaaaaattaacgattaacgtggactgatcagttatggtttattcaggctggAAGTTTATATTGGTTTTGGTCTTCggccgcatgacctccaacttcatatgaAGCGgaaagcacatttttgaagaataagaattttgtttttgttggttttagGCTCCAACAagtgaattaaatacttttgacagtgaTTTTAGTTGTACAAAACGTAAGTCTACTCTCTCTGTTACTacggtatttttgctacaggtgatgcgtttcgctaaattaaataagccccccccccccccccgcctctcttttaagccctccctctctattaagccccccatcaaaagtacttgaaaaaaataagccccccggggggcttaatagaggatctatggtatgttaaaaaatttaactttagaaaatcgtagggaatttattagatatgcTTCGAAAATTGTGCATGAATGGAACCCCGGCTTTCATCtcgaaatttttagccttcatcaagctatagaaaattctaggatATTTTtccttctccgaacagatattttacagaaaacagtcgttgggtgtccctgtaaAGGCATTAAGTAATGatttcagcacagaattgacctaagcAGCACTTATATCATCAAGATAATACCGCTGGAGTAAACATGGTGAAATTCCGCCGGGACAAGTTTACAAATATCGGCGAAATGTGAACAAATGGGCAATACCTCTACAACCCGCACTGTTTTGGGTTCCTTCGGTGTTATGTttatgtcttgcaaagttaattttcatgtAGTAAGATCAGCTTGCATATTTCAATGTGTATACTCAAGAAATATGACCTTTAAACAGTTAAATGTGTAAACATTCCCTTCATTCTGAAACAATGAAGAGTAGGTGAAAACAGAGTGGCATGTGAGAAATCTGAAGCGTTCGAAATCTTTCACTTTTTGTCGATTGTCTAAACCAGTCGGTGACCGCTTTGTTTGTCTTATATACCGTAGCTGTTGTAGGTTTGACGTCAAAGGGTTAAAACAACACCAATATTGACGTCAGTAACATCGACATTACAGGCGCGTCCAGAATTTTTTCAGAAGTCTGTGGAAAGGCTTAACGAAGGTCTCGTTGCTTAATTCTCCCAAGCCGTCGATCAGTCTCGTCAACAGAATTGGCACGGACAACTTTAGCCTTTCTGAAGTTTGTGTGGACCCCCCTGTCTCCTCAGCCGGCTAACCCCAcacttaggaaggcctgatacaaGGTCGAGTTTGGGACGCGGTTACTTAACGCAAATCCTGGCATTCCACGGCTTCCACTCCGCGCGGTGTGACTGTCCACATGCTCGTTATTGTCTCTTGTCTGTAGCTAGCCCCCCCGTGgggagtactcccttatataagctatattgGTATGAGCCCCTGTGCCGCGCCAAACGGTAGGGTTTtggggcctttttggtctgaaaacgggggtatacattttgctttttttggtctggaatgtatggttttcgaggaacTACGGAAACGTATGAACGCtgtatttatcgtttcagttccaaatgaataagaacgaaaaacaaaatatgcgaatttgaaatgcatttgaagaattttttgtttgcgctttaATCTACgtaatgatgacatgatttgTGCCtgaaggccaggtctgaaagcAAGTATGGATTTTAGTGGTCTTGTCTAAAAACAGATGTGGAAAATGACAAGtctttggtctgaaataaggtcaGGATTTAAAGAACCGGCgacacacccccaccaagaattcccaggagtacctcCCCCGGCGGCTCTATAGCTCCTACACCACCCTGTAAGCAGTGTTTCCTTTCGGGTCTTTTTTAATGAAAAGGAGAATTCGAGGCTCTGTCTGAATGACGTCAAACCTTTGAGGTCGTCGCAGCCCAAACTTCTGGACTAAGCagtcttcttttctctcgtcaaactatTTTTTTCCCGAGTGCGAGgcttagactgcgagcagtccc is a window from the Porites lutea chromosome 10, jaPorLute2.1, whole genome shotgun sequence genome containing:
- the LOC140950476 gene encoding uncharacterized protein — translated: MRETDLEGNLFTWSRSRRHFIRDCRLFSVLFSSLHIFVILNLFVTAAGLGVGNETGTKSLNCCGMRTNTSKCWTSLACACRNECVSQTQLDANTASIHQYYRLEFCSSFPLTEVLSGKLQTVCSKGLKELEKADSKANATYRSFEEILKRIDCGENWNENTYSATSTCQDCMEAYKNWICFALVSNTSVWKKTKNTRRPCLSLCKSVLQKCPYLLPAVPSDGDVDNLVQIGYSAFNCITEKEWEQEYKMDSEDCLNVDQMDECQQNNQNSLIQPTMSSQISATGSYNRTPNSTNIGNR